In the Streptomyces sp. 3214.6 genome, GCGTCGTCGTTGTCGTAGGCCGAGGCGAACCAGGTGAAGTTCATCCACGCCCACCAGATGGCGAAGAAGACCATCGCGTAGTTGAGGATTCCCTCGCCCGCGTGGGACTCCGCCACGGCGTGCACCAGCTGGACGCCCGCCTGGGCGATGGCCACCACGAAGCACAGGTCGAAGAAGAGCTCGAGCGGGGAGGCGACCCGGTGCGCCTCGCCCCGCCCGCGCGCGGTGAGCCTGCGCAGCGGTTTCGCGTGAGTCGGGGCAGGGCTGGGGGTCGGGGCTCCGGAAGGAGAGGCCGACGGGGTCGGAGTGGGCGTCATGGGTCCCAGCACAGCAGATATCCGCCGGAAAATCCTGTGCGGGACTTTCCCCCGGAGGCGGCTGGGCCGACGGGCCGCCGGGAGCGACCGTACGGCCCCGATCCGGGCTGGTCCCAGGGCCGTACCCTGGAGGCATGAGCACCTCCGCCGCCCCCGAGCCGCGCGCGCCGAAGGCCGCGCTGATCTTCGACGACCCGCTGGACCGGCAGTCCTCGGACGACACCGACCGCGGGTGGGGCGAGCGCCCTGCCTCCGACGGCGACAGCGCCGCCGACCTGAGGCGCTTCCTCGACGAGAAGCCGCCCCACCACATCTGAACCCGGCGGGCCGTCCGGCGCAGTACCGTCCGCAGCGTCGCTACCGCTCGCTGTGGCCCGAGCCCCGCTGGGCGACCAGCGCGTCGCGGATCTCCTTGAGGACCTCCAGCTCGGTCACCTCGATGACCTCCTGCGTGCCCTCCTTGGCCTTCCTGCGGGCCTCCACCGTCGCCAGGTACTTCGACATCGGCAGCACCATCAGGAAGTAGACGACCGCCGCGGTGATCACGAACGTGAGCGTCGCGCCGAGGACGGAGCCCCACAGGATCCGCACTCCCGTCGCACTGTCGCCCGTGCCCGTGCAGGGGCCCTTGAGGCAGGAGCTGTAGCTGTCCAGGTTCTTGGTGCCGACCGCTCCGATGACCGGGTTGATGACCCCCTTCACCACCGAGTTGACGATGTTCGTGAAGGCCGCGCCGATCACCACCGCAACTGCCAGATCGACTACGTTCCCGCGCATCAGGAAGGTCTTGAAACCCTGCCAGACGCTTGCCTTCTTTTCGCTCACCTCGGGAACACTCCTCACATGTACAGGTTGTGGAACAAACAGCTCCGCAACCTACGTCAGTCGGACGCGCCCGTGTCTCCGTGGGTAGCTCGAACGACGAACTTGACTTCACCACAGAGTCACCGCCAGCCGAGCCGTCGCGCTCGCACCCGCCAGGCGCGCCGCAGTGGACCGGGGCACCGAGAGGACGACCAGCGCGCCGCCGTCGGCGGCGCCCGCCGACGTGTCCACAGGCTCCGGCACCTTCGTCACGAGCGCCCCGCGCGCGACCACATGGGCGTCGCCGCCCACGCCATCGCCCATGCCCCCACCGCTGTCCGACGCCGTGTGCTCGGCGACGGCGAGGACGTCGACCCGGTCACCGGGCCGCAGGAGCCCGACGGTGGCCGCGTCGGCGATCCGCACCGGCGCCGTCACCTTCTCCACGGCGCGCGGATCAGGCACAGGGGCGCGCACCGGCGTCTGCGCGCGGGCATACGAGCCCCGGCTCGCCTCCCCGCTCCCGCCCGCGCCCTTGCCTGAATGTCCGCTCGCCGGACCGCCGACCCGTGGGCCGGTCGCCACGAGGGCGGCGGCGGTGACGGCGAGACCTACCGCGAGGGCCCGCCGCCGGCTCCGCACGAGCCGTTGCAGCCGGTACCGTCCGCCGCGGACCCGCACGGGGGCGAAGGACGGCACCTCGCACGTGGCCGGAGCGTCCGCACCGGGAGGGTACGCCGTGGACGCGCGCGGAAGAGGCGGCTGCGGAGCGAGGGGAGAGGG is a window encoding:
- the mscL gene encoding large conductance mechanosensitive channel protein MscL, coding for MSEKKASVWQGFKTFLMRGNVVDLAVAVVIGAAFTNIVNSVVKGVINPVIGAVGTKNLDSYSSCLKGPCTGTGDSATGVRILWGSVLGATLTFVITAAVVYFLMVLPMSKYLATVEARRKAKEGTQEVIEVTELEVLKEIRDALVAQRGSGHSER
- a CDS encoding RcpC/CpaB family pilus assembly protein, translating into MPSFAPVRVRGGRYRLQRLVRSRRRALAVGLAVTAAALVATGPRVGGPASGHSGKGAGGSGEASRGSYARAQTPVRAPVPDPRAVEKVTAPVRIADAATVGLLRPGDRVDVLAVAEHTASDSGGGMGDGVGGDAHVVARGALVTKVPEPVDTSAGAADGGALVVLSVPRSTAARLAGASATARLAVTLW